From the genome of Geobacter sp. SVR, one region includes:
- a CDS encoding sulfite exporter TauE/SafE family protein, which yields MTLSLLIPLLICILVVAMLYSSVGHGGASGYIAALALFSVTPSAFKPTALILNILVATVATYSFARAGHFSWRLFWPFAITSIPCSFIGGCLNLPPHIYKPLVGFILLASACRLFFHSIEDGSAVRYPSMPLALSVGAVLGLLSGLTGVGGGIFLSPLFILLKWGKARETSAVAALFILVNSTSGLLGHVSSLQEIPGFAPLLAVTALAGGVIGSFFGSRILPVAGVIRALSVVLTIAGFKMLFV from the coding sequence GTGACCCTTTCCCTTCTGATACCCCTGTTGATTTGTATTCTGGTAGTGGCAATGCTCTACTCCAGTGTCGGTCATGGCGGTGCGTCGGGATACATCGCTGCATTGGCCTTATTCAGTGTTACACCGTCGGCTTTCAAACCCACCGCCTTGATTTTGAACATCCTGGTTGCGACTGTAGCTACCTACTCCTTCGCTCGCGCCGGCCACTTCTCCTGGCGGCTGTTCTGGCCTTTCGCTATAACGTCGATCCCGTGCAGTTTCATAGGCGGCTGTCTGAACCTGCCACCTCACATCTATAAGCCACTGGTGGGATTCATTCTACTGGCTTCAGCCTGCCGACTCTTTTTCCATTCGATAGAAGATGGTTCAGCGGTGCGATATCCTTCGATGCCGTTGGCCTTGTCTGTCGGCGCTGTGCTTGGACTATTGTCGGGACTGACCGGCGTGGGAGGCGGCATATTTCTCAGCCCCCTCTTCATACTGCTCAAGTGGGGAAAAGCACGGGAAACATCAGCTGTCGCAGCACTGTTCATCCTGGTCAACTCTACGTCCGGACTTCTCGGTCATGTCAGCAGTCTTCAGGAAATCCCGGGTTTTGCGCCGCTGCTCGCGGTTACAGCTCTCGCCGGCGGTGTTATCGGCTCCTTTTTCGGCAGTCGCATACTGCCGGTTGCCGGAGTGATCAGGGCTTTGTCCGTTGTCCTGACCATCGCCGGCTTTAAGATGCTGTTTGTGTGA
- a CDS encoding MOSC domain-containing protein, translated as MMRQGKVVAVCISRNKGERKTAVELVEVRENHGIVGDAHAGEWHRQVSLLAIESIRKMQALGLSVDSGDFAENITTQGIDLPVLPVGTRLAVGETLLEVTQIGKECHTRCAIYHQAGDCVMPKEGIFAKVLHGGIVKPDDVIEVLE; from the coding sequence ATGATGCGACAGGGAAAGGTTGTGGCAGTATGCATAAGCCGGAACAAGGGAGAACGGAAGACAGCTGTCGAACTTGTCGAGGTGCGTGAAAATCACGGCATCGTCGGCGATGCCCATGCGGGTGAGTGGCACCGGCAAGTAAGTCTCCTCGCCATTGAGAGCATCCGGAAAATGCAAGCTCTAGGGTTAAGCGTCGACTCAGGTGATTTTGCCGAGAATATCACCACCCAGGGGATCGACCTGCCTGTACTTCCGGTCGGGACGCGGCTGGCCGTTGGTGAGACGCTTCTGGAGGTGACCCAGATTGGCAAGGAGTGCCACACCCGCTGCGCCATCTATCATCAGGCTGGTGATTGCGTCATGCCCAAGGAAGGGATCTTTGCCAAGGTGCTGCATGGAGGCATAGTTAAGCCGGACGATGTTATAGAGGTTCTGGAGTGA